TGAGAATCCGTTACTCCGGACAAAATAATGCGAAAGGGTATGCTTATGGAATTGATACCAGATTATTCGGGGAATTTGTTCCGGGAGTAGATTCTTGGCTATCTGCAAGTTATGCCAGAGTATATGAAAATATTGATGGTAGAGGAGATATCCCAAGACCTACAGATCAAAGATTCAGAGTAGCGATGTTCTATCAGGATTATATGCCGCAGTTCCCATCCATGAGGGTAAACCTTACCTTGGTCTATGCAATGGGATTACCAACTGGATCTCCGGTCATGTTTAATGATAACGGGCAGCCGGATTTCAACTCAGCATACAGTTATCAGAAAACGTTACCAGCTTACAAAAGAGTGGATATTGGATTGACAAAAGTATTTATTGATCCAAAGGATAAAAATAAAAAATCAGGTTTCTGGGGTAATTTCCAGGAATTATCTTTAGGAGTGCAGGTTTTCAACGCATTTAATATCAATAATACCGTTGCTAATCAATGGATCACAGATTATAATACCAATTATATGTATCCGGTTCCAGTGCGCCTTACAGGACGTTTCTTCAACGTGAAGCTGGAATTCAAACTATAAAAATCTGTTCAATCTGCATGATCTGCGAGAGAATATAAAGCAAAAATCCTCTGAATTATTTTTCAGAGGATTTTTTATTTGCCTGAATTTTATAACAAGATTACAAAATTTTATAACAATGGTTTAACATATATTTCTAACTTTGTCTCAATAATGAAAAAGATTCTAGCCATACTATTCTCTATTTTCTACTTCGGATTCTCTTCCGGAGCAGCATTTAGTGTTCATTATTGTATGAAGGAATTTGTTTCTGTGAGCCAGAAAGTTGATGATATTTGTGGTAAATGTGGAGTCAAGGATAAAAAGGGATGCTGCAAGACAGAAATCAAAGTTGTAAAAGTTGATTATTCTCAGAAGTCTGATTTGCTAAACGTTGATTTTTTGGGACAGGTTTCAGAAATTCCTGTAACCCATCATTTTGTTTTTGTAGACAAGTCTTTCTCTGCCACTAAATTTACACAAATCCAGATCAACGGACCACCGGAATATACACCGGTACCTATCTATATCAATCATTGTAATTTTAGAATTTAGAATCCGTCCGTCGTTTTCGATGTTATATAACATGGATTCAGACGACATGTCTTGACGCATTTCCTGTGCGTTACCCTTATTCTTTATTTAAAAAATTAATTCTAAAATTTAAAACAATGAAAAAGTATATCATTACAGCAGCTTTATCTTTATTCTCAATTATTTCATTATCAGCGCAATCTAAAAAAGATGCTCAGGTTTCAAAACTTTATCAGAATTATATTGCAATCAAAT
This Chryseobacterium sp. G0162 DNA region includes the following protein-coding sequences:
- a CDS encoding HYC_CC_PP family protein yields the protein MKKILAILFSIFYFGFSSGAAFSVHYCMKEFVSVSQKVDDICGKCGVKDKKGCCKTEIKVVKVDYSQKSDLLNVDFLGQVSEIPVTHHFVFVDKSFSATKFTQIQINGPPEYTPVPIYINHCNFRI